One genomic segment of Tubulanus polymorphus chromosome 4, tnTubPoly1.2, whole genome shotgun sequence includes these proteins:
- the LOC141904596 gene encoding zinc finger protein Noc-like: MMLTSTASQYLHPDYLQPLPTTLDAKKSPLALLAQTCSNIGKDTSPPKPIIPPIDKKDGRQSSPKSGGHDVDNKRISSAEKKDEKSRKTPTKDVPPPLVSVTSSDKRSSPLTSRGSPLSSDPVTSASGSVSSSNSTIAPSAGAQSNSHISLSCGNVVLEVKHNESATANLPKSGLPPTTSQHQPLPGATLKPTPVSTSSSTSSISSLGSYMTDPHLLGHPLSLDASMQSAYASALAAHAGLNMLKPGELPGLNAGVSPYVAYAQVKTATGATTLVPICRDPYCTNCQLTMRSAQLSTTCGAGCTQCTHDKMPGSAPGMPILPLPGSTLSATGLNSLGCSIYPHSVIPSPAHHGPGLPYVCNWMSGTEHCGKRFTTSEDLLHHLRTHTSSEGCVTSLSSVLPSYSLPSAISSLGTYPHFSSAAGSISPSALHRYPTSLSPLSSALSASRYHPYKSGLASLTGAPGAPTLPMGVGAYYSPYSLYGSRLGPAAVP, encoded by the exons ATGATGTTGACTTCAACAGCTTCGCAGTATCTGCATCCAGATTATCTTCAACCATTACCAACTACG ctCGACGCAAAGAAGAGTCCGTTGGCTTTGCTCGCTCAGACGTGCAGCAACATCGGGAAAGACACATCTCCGCCGAAACCGATCATACCACCCATCGATAAGAAAGACGGGCGCCAATCTTCGCCGAAATCTGGCGGTCACGATGTTGACAACAAACGAATCTCATCGGCCGAGAAGAAAGACGAGAAATCCAGAAAAACGCCGACTAAAGATGTACCGCCGCCATTGGtatcagtgacgtcatcagatAAACGGTCTAGTCCACTGACATCCCGTGGATCGCCACTGTCGTCAGATCCGGTTACGTCAGCTTCCGGTTCAGTCAGTAGTAGTAACAGCACTATAGCTCCGTCCGCAGGCGCTCAAAGCAACAGTCACATCAGCCTGAGTTGCGGAAACGTCGTCCTGGAGGTCAAACATAACGAATCTGCCACCGCGAATCTACCCAAATCAGGGCTACCACCTACTACTAGTCAACACCAGCCGTTACCAGGCGCTACATTAAAACCAACACCGGTTTCTACATCTTCAAGTACATCGTCAATATCGAGTCTAGGTAGCTATATGACCGATCCACATCTACTCGGACATCCTCTATCCCTCGATGCTAGTATGCAAAGTGCCTATGCATCGGCATTGGCCGCCCACGCCGGACTAAATATGTTGAAACCGGGCGAGTTGCCGGGTCTCAATGCTGGGGTTTCGCCGTACGTCGCATATGCTCAAGTAAAAACTGCCACTGGTGCTACGACTTTGGTGCCAATTTGTAGGGACCCATATTGTACAAACTGCCAACTGACAATGCGCAGTGCGCAACTTTCTACGACTTGTGGTGCTGGATGCACACAGTGCACTCATGATAAAATGCCCGGAAGTGCACCGGGTATGCCTATTTTACCACTACCCGGATCTACGCTATCAGCGACAGGATTAAACTCTCTCGGTTGTTCTATTTATCCACATAGTGTGATACCATCACCTGCACATCACGGACCCGGACTACCGTACGTCTGTAACTGGATGTCCGGTACGGAACATTGCGGTAAACGTTTTACCACGTCCGAAGACTTATTGCACCATCTGCGCACGCATACATCGAGTGAAGGGTGTGTCACTTCGTTATCCAGCGTGCTACCGTCGTATAGTTTACCATCGGCGATCAGTTCACTCGGAACTTACCCGCATTTCAGTTCAGCCGCGGGTTCGATCAGTCCGAGCGCCTTGCATCGATATCCGACCAGTCTGAGCCCGCTCAGCAGCGCTCTTTCTGCTAGTCGTTATCATCCGTACAAATCAGGACTGGCTTCATTAACTGGTGCGCCAGGAGCTCCCACTTTACCGATGGGCGTTGGTGCTTATTATTCGCCGTATTCGCTTTACGGATCCAGGCTCGGACCTGCCGC